TTTTCTAACTTGGAGTCTCATATTAAAGTAGAAAGCTTGCTAAATGGTAAATCTCATTTTAATGGAATAGCTATAACTATTGAAAATGGCGACAATTTTAGTGAAATGTCTTGGGGGCATTCATATGATGAAATTGGAGTTGTTATTAAAGGGGAACTTGAAATAGAAGTGGATAAAGAACTTTATCATCTTAAAGAAGGGGATTGTGTTATTGTTAAAAATGGAAGTCCACATAGGTACAAAAATCCTAGCTCAAATCCTTCTGTTGTTTATTGGTTCTCATCTAAAAAATAATATATATAAAAATAAAAAGCACAGAAATCTGTGCTTTTTTTGTGTTTAAATCTACTGCCTATGCTAAAGTGTCATCTGCCACATGATATTTAGGATCTTCATATACATTTACTTCTATTATAGCTTCTGCGTTTTTTAACAGCAACAAACAATCAGGGCTTAAATGTTTCAAGTGAATTTCTTTTCCTAATTCTGAATATTTTTCTGTAATAGTATTAATAGCATCTATTGCAGAGTGATCACTTATGTAAGAATTCTTAAAATCTATATATACTTTTTTAGGATCCTCTTTAGGATTGAACAATTCTTTAAAATTAGAAGTTGAACCAAAAAATAATGGTCCTTCTATAACATAAGTTTTGCATCCACCTTCATTAATATTAGTTTTATAACTAATTTTTTCTCCCTTTTCCCAGGCAAAAATTAGAGCAGAAATTATAACACCTACTATAACTGCTAGGGCTAAATCATGGAATACAGTGATAATTGCTACTATCACTATAACATATACATCTTTTTTAGGAACCTTGTTTCCTAATCTTAAACTATTCCAAGCAAAAGTTTCTATAACAACCATGAACATAACTCCAACCAATGCTGCTAAAGGAATTATCTCTATCATTTTAGAACCAAATAAAACAAAGGATAACATAGCTAAAGCTGTTGCAACACCTGATAATCTTCCACGTCCATTACTAGTAAGATTTACCATTGATTGTCC
Above is a window of Fusobacterium sp. IOR10 DNA encoding:
- a CDS encoding helix-turn-helix domain-containing protein, with translation MTLGKKIKAIRKKKNYTLKYISEITKLSIGFLSNIERDVNSPSISNLQQICQVLNVNLMEILDSNNDYSPITRKEEREEIFSNLESHIKVESLLNGKSHFNGIAITIENGDNFSEMSWGHSYDEIGVVIKGELEIEVDKELYHLKEGDCVIVKNGSPHRYKNPSSNPSVVYWFSSKK